The segment TTTTTGCCGCAAATGGTGTTGGCATTATTATTGCAGCACAAGTTACAGGGAAGCTTGCCAGCCATATGGCAGAGAAAAAATTATTGCTTTACGGCATTATGATGTCATTTAGTGGTGCATTACTGCTACTGCTAGCGATTACATTGCAAGGACCACTTTGGCTCGTGCTTATCGCTTTATTTTTCGTTGTGTCAAGTGTTGGTATTGTTGGGACAACGGCATTTTCACTAGCAATGGAAAGGCAAGGAAGAGCAGCGGGCAGCGCCTCTGCCTTTTTAGGTATTTTACCATTTGGGGGTGGTGCACTTGTGTCACCATTAGTTGGTATTGGTGGAGAGTATACAGCCATTCCTATGAGCATTACTATTTTTGCCTGTAGTGCAGCGGCATGTCTGTTCTATCTTACGCTAGTAAGAGATTAGGATATAATTAGCAGTGACCTACAAAGCGACTAGGGAGCCTCTAGTCGCTTTGCGCTTAAAGTATATTTATAATATTTCGATATACGTTATACTTTACTATGGTAAAATATATAGCTATACATAGGAAAAAATGGAGGCATGGTCTGCCATGACAACAAATCTGATAGAGCAGTGGAATCAGCAAAGAAAGCTATTTAATAGTGCCGATGCCAAAAGTATTAATGAGATGCATAAGCTAAAGGAGCAAGTGAAACAAGCAGAGCCGACAGAAGTGAAGTTGCGTATATTAGTGGAGATTTATTGTATGCTACGTATGTATAACGAGGCGTCTAAAATTTTTACAACGATAATGGATGTAAACAATAAAAAAGACCTGAAAAAATATAGCTCCATTAAATATTGGGTGGATAATCCGCAAAATGTTAGCCCCTTATTGCCACGAGTAATTCAGGAAACAAAGGAGCTAACAACGCCATTACCAATGTTTAAATATATGCCAAATCCACTACAGGCTGGTATTTTTGAAACAGGAGAAATTGTTGTCTGTGATTGCTGTGAGCAAGAAGTGGATATTTATTGTACAAAGGGTATTTATGCGATTGAAGAGGTGGAGTACCTTTGTCCAAGCTGTATTCATAGCGGGCTTGCCGCACAAAAATTTGATGGCGAATTTCAGCAGGATTTATTAAACTCAGAGCTTGTCAGCAATGAGGACTATACAAATGAAGTGCTCTATCGAACACCTGGCTATGTCAGCTGGCAAGGCAATAATTGGCTAGCCCATTGTACGGATTATTGTGCCTTTCTTGGCTATGTTGGCTGGCAGGAGCTAGTGGATATGGGCATTACTGAGGAGCTTGAACATTTTAATGGCTATACAAATGAGGAGCTAGCGACTTCTTTACGCAATAATGGCTCACATCAAGGCTATTTATTTCAATGCTTGGAATGTCAGCAATATATTGTATACTCCGATTGGGATTAAGACGAACGAGCGTGGACAACAATGTTTTAAGGAGTTGCTGTAATGTTTATTTTTGATAGGCATATGTTTATAACATTATGCATTGGCTTATTAGGCGCAATCATTTTTCAATTTTTACATATACCGATGCCATGGATGCTAGGGGCGATTACAGCGGTATTGATTGTGCAATTATCAACAAGCGTGCAATTAAAATGGCATCGTTTTTTTCGTAACTTTGGCTTAGTTGTTGCAGGCTATTCGATTGGCTTTGCTTTTACACCAGAGGCTGTGCGAGATATTCAGCTATTTTTAGGCAGTATTATTGTTTTAAATGTGCTGTTTATCCTGCTATTTTTTGCAGTAAGTTATGTTGTAGCGAAGCGGACGGATTTGGACTTTGCGACAGCCTTAACGTGCTGTGTACCCGGTGGTATGTCACAGATTGTTGCCTTTGCTGAGGAGCAAAAAGATATGGATATAGCGGTTATTACCTTCTTCCAAATTCTTCGTGTGCTATTAATTGTAAGCTTTGTTCCTTTACTAGTTGCAGGGTCTGGTGGACAGAGCACAATGATTGCTGGAACCTATACATGGCATGTAGCTGGCATGCTAGCTCTTTGTGGCTTAGCTGGCTGGTTGGCTCAAAAGATAAAAATTCCAACAAGCTATTTGCTAGGTCCTATCCTTTTCTTAATGGGTATCAATATGGTAGGGGTGGACGTGCCTCAATTACCTGGCTCATTATTGCATATTGCACAGCTTATGATTGGTATTTATATTGGCTTATTATTGAAAAAGGAAGATTTACATTTATCGAAAAGGCATATCTTTTATGCATTTGTATCAGCAGGTCTTTTTATCGGGGCAGCATATGGCTTAACATTTGCCATGACAAGCCTATATAGCCTTGATTTCCGTACAGGCTTTTTAAGCATTGTGCCTGGAGGGCTTGACCAAATGGGGATTATCGCCGCTTCTGTGCATGCTAATGTAACAATTGTGACGGCTTTTCAGCTTTTTCGTGTACTAGTCGTGTCAGTTTTTCTTGTGCCATTTGTAAAGCTCTTTGTGAAAAAAGCGAAAACATAGCCTCTTTTCAAATAATTCGAATAATGTTATAATAGAAATAATTATTGTGAACGGAGGTGAAAAGGAATGAATAAAAACGCTACGAAAACATGTGTAAAAGTGGATACAGCTATGTATTTTGCACGTGTGATTACTTTTGATTTTGCGAACAACGGGAGAGGTCTGTCCATTTTTAAGCAAAATCAAATAATAAACGTAGCGAATTAACCATTCTTTTTCACAAATGATAAGGGAAGAAGACTGCTTGTTAATGAGCAGTCTTTTTTGTGTTTGAAGGATGTTTTCGCACGTTTCATTGGAGGAAAAAACGATGCAAATAAAAGCTGAACAACTACAAAAAATTATTGGTGGTAATGTATTATTTGAAAATTTACAGTTAGAAGTAAATAGTGGGGAGCATGTAGCAATTGTTGGCGTCAATGGCAGTGGCAAAACAACGCTTCTACAATTGCTGGCTGGCATTGATACTCCTGATAAGGGACGTATTATTAAAAGTAAGGAAGCAACGATTGGCTATTTACATCAAATTCCACATTACCTAGAGCATTCTGTGAGGGAAGTGCTGGAGGAGGCATTTGCGGAGCTTTATATATTAAAGGAAAAAATGACACGGCTTGAGCAGGAAATGCAATCGATGGTAACAGATAAAATATTAGTGCAATACGGACAAATACAGGAGCAATTTATGCTACAGGGAGGCTATGAGGTAGAGGCTCAGCTAGCGATGATTGCCAATGGGCTTGAGCTAACAGCTATGCTTGAGCAACCGTTTAGTAGCTTAAGTGGTGGCGAAAAAACAAAGGTGATGCTTGGGCAAATTTTATTAAAAAAGCCCTCTATTTTGCTGCTAGATGAGCCAACGAATCATCTGGATATGCATGCCATTGAATGGCTTGAGCAGTATGTCCGACATTTTGAAGGCATTGTAATCGTTGTATCCCATGACCGCCATTTTATGAATCAGGTGGCACATAAAATTATTGAACTTGAGGATGGCGAGGCTTTTACGTATAACGGTCATTATGATGCCTTTGTGGCACAAAAAGAGGCAAAAATTGAGCAGCAATTTGCGAGCTATGAAGAGCAGCAAAAGAAAATAAAAAAAATGCAGGAAGCGATTAAGCGTTTAAAACAGTGGGCGAATGAAGCGAATCCCCCAAATGCAGCAATGCATAGACGTGCGAAAAGCATGGAAAAAGCGCTGGCGCGGATACAGCGTGTTAAAAAGCCTGTAACGAAAAAGAAAATGAATCTAGCCTTAACAATGGCAGAACGCAGTGGCAAAGAGGTTATGCAGCTAGAAGGTATTTGTCATGGATTTGAACAGCCATTGTTCCAAGATAGTCAGCTTGCTATTTATTTTGGAGAGCGTGTTGCAATCGTTGGTAGCAACGGTTGTGGCAAATCAACATTATTAAAAATCATGCTAGGAGAGATTACGCCAAACCAAGGTATTTGCTCCATTGGCAGCAATGTGAAGTTTGGCTATTTATCACAGCAATTTGAGCATAAAAATCCAACGATTCGCTTAATCGATGCCTTTCGTGAAAGTGTTGCTGTATCTGAGGCTGAGGCTCGTCATATACTCGCACAGTTTTTATTTTACGGCTATGACGTCTTTAAAAAAGTGAAGGATTTAAGTGGTGGCGAAAAAATGCGTTTACGCTTAGCACAATTAATGCATGAGGATATTAATGTCTTAATATTAGATGAACCGACGAACCATTTAGATATTGAGGCAAGAGAGGTATTAGAGGATACATTGGAATCCTTTGAAGGAACGATTATTGGTGTGTCCCATGACCGCTATTTTTTACAAAAAATATTTACGAAAACAGCATGGATTGAAGAGCAAAGAATTACTGTGTTTGAGGGCGATTATGAATGGGCTAGGCATAAGCGACTGGAGCTGATGCAGCAAGTTACAGAGCCAGAGCCAGTAAAGAAAAGATCGTCTATGAAAAAAGAGCTACCAATTGAGCAGCAAATTGAAAAGCTAGAGGCAAAGCTACAGGAGCCAGCACTTGCACAGGAGCAGCGTCAAAAGCTTCAGCAGCAATTAGAGCATTTATATGAAAGCTGGATAGAGGAGGAAACAGAGCATGTATAACTTAGAGCATATGATGCAGCTTGATATTGACTATATAAAAACGTTCAGTGCAATAGAACTGTGTCAGGAAGGGGCTTTTGCTTATAATCAAGCATTACCAAATTATTATGATGCAAACCATGCACATATTTGGCGTAAAATTGATAAACCAGATACGTTTTTACAAGATATTAAAAATTTCTATCAATCGAAAGCACTTATCCCAAGGTTGTATTTATACAATCTTGAGGATAACCTACCTTGCATCCAGGCACTAGAGTACCATGGCTTTCAGTACGAAAGCTTTCTAGATACGATCCAATGCTGGAATGGCGAGTATGCACCACTTACACCAAATAGTGCAATCCAGATTGAACGT is part of the Lysinibacillus sp. FSL K6-0232 genome and harbors:
- a CDS encoding CbrC family protein; this translates as MTTNLIEQWNQQRKLFNSADAKSINEMHKLKEQVKQAEPTEVKLRILVEIYCMLRMYNEASKIFTTIMDVNNKKDLKKYSSIKYWVDNPQNVSPLLPRVIQETKELTTPLPMFKYMPNPLQAGIFETGEIVVCDCCEQEVDIYCTKGIYAIEEVEYLCPSCIHSGLAAQKFDGEFQQDLLNSELVSNEDYTNEVLYRTPGYVSWQGNNWLAHCTDYCAFLGYVGWQELVDMGITEELEHFNGYTNEELATSLRNNGSHQGYLFQCLECQQYIVYSDWD
- a CDS encoding AbrB family transcriptional regulator, with the translated sequence MFIFDRHMFITLCIGLLGAIIFQFLHIPMPWMLGAITAVLIVQLSTSVQLKWHRFFRNFGLVVAGYSIGFAFTPEAVRDIQLFLGSIIVLNVLFILLFFAVSYVVAKRTDLDFATALTCCVPGGMSQIVAFAEEQKDMDIAVITFFQILRVLLIVSFVPLLVAGSGGQSTMIAGTYTWHVAGMLALCGLAGWLAQKIKIPTSYLLGPILFLMGINMVGVDVPQLPGSLLHIAQLMIGIYIGLLLKKEDLHLSKRHIFYAFVSAGLFIGAAYGLTFAMTSLYSLDFRTGFLSIVPGGLDQMGIIAASVHANVTIVTAFQLFRVLVVSVFLVPFVKLFVKKAKT
- a CDS encoding RAxF-45 family protein; protein product: MNKNATKTCVKVDTAMYFARVITFDFANNGRGLSIFKQNQIINVAN
- the abc-f gene encoding ribosomal protection-like ABC-F family protein, coding for MQIKAEQLQKIIGGNVLFENLQLEVNSGEHVAIVGVNGSGKTTLLQLLAGIDTPDKGRIIKSKEATIGYLHQIPHYLEHSVREVLEEAFAELYILKEKMTRLEQEMQSMVTDKILVQYGQIQEQFMLQGGYEVEAQLAMIANGLELTAMLEQPFSSLSGGEKTKVMLGQILLKKPSILLLDEPTNHLDMHAIEWLEQYVRHFEGIVIVVSHDRHFMNQVAHKIIELEDGEAFTYNGHYDAFVAQKEAKIEQQFASYEEQQKKIKKMQEAIKRLKQWANEANPPNAAMHRRAKSMEKALARIQRVKKPVTKKKMNLALTMAERSGKEVMQLEGICHGFEQPLFQDSQLAIYFGERVAIVGSNGCGKSTLLKIMLGEITPNQGICSIGSNVKFGYLSQQFEHKNPTIRLIDAFRESVAVSEAEARHILAQFLFYGYDVFKKVKDLSGGEKMRLRLAQLMHEDINVLILDEPTNHLDIEAREVLEDTLESFEGTIIGVSHDRYFLQKIFTKTAWIEEQRITVFEGDYEWARHKRLELMQQVTEPEPVKKRSSMKKELPIEQQIEKLEAKLQEPALAQEQRQKLQQQLEHLYESWIEEETEHV